AGTTCGTCATGTTCGACCTTCCTTTCACATACAAGAAATTGGGGGATTGGCTCAATTCGCGTGGCTATCCCCGAACACTGGCGCGGGCGATCGAGCGATCGTCGCGTTCGCTCGCTGGCTGGTGTCCCGGAGCGAAGCGGAGACTCGCCACGCCAGCTCCCAGGAGTGTCGATTCGGTCACAAGAGCTCCTAAGCCGAAGAGTCCAGCATGTCGAGTGTGGGCTCCGGCGACCGTGGCAGAGCTTGATTCGATGGTACGGCGGCTCAGGGGACCAGGGTAGGATGCTTCTGCAAAATGATTGAACGATTCTCCAGAGTAGCGGGACAATCGGTCCATTGCGTGCCACTATGGACGCATGGCCGATCATGCCCGCTCTGCTGTTGAGGAATGCTGCTGAAATGAACGACGACGCACGCATCGAATTCGTCGAGCGCATCGCCCGTGTCGCCCAAACCGAGGGGGTCACCGAGCCGCTGCCGGGGGTGCGTCTACGACGCGCCAGCAATCCTTCGCCGATGGGCCATGGGGTTTCCTTTCCCTCGTTCTGCATGGTTGCGCAGGGCAGCAAGGAAATCCATCTCGGCGATCGGCGCCTTACCTATGACACGACGCGCTATCTGGTTTCGACCGCCATGCTGCCGATTTCCAGCCGGGTCATCGAGGCAGCGCCCGATCGGCCGTTTCTGGGGTTCGTACTAGTGCTCGACCCGGTGATGGTGGGGTCGGTGATGGTGGAAGCCGGCAAGCCGGCGCCGCACGGTCATCCTGAGCTCAGCGCCATCGATGTGAGTGCGGTCGATGCGGGGCTCTTCGATGCCGCGTTGCGTTTGATCCGGCTCACCGACACACCCGACGATGCGCGCTTTCTTGCTCCGTTGATCCAGCGCGAGATTGTCTACCGGCTCCTCGTCGGCGAACAGGGAGAGCGGATGCGGCAGATCACGACGCTTGGCGGCGAGACCAACCGCATCAGCGAAGCCATTGCGCGCTTGCGCGCTGACTACGACAAACCCATCCGGATCGATACCCTCGCGCAGGAATTGGGTATGAGCGTTTCCGGGTTCCACCATCACTTCAAGCAAGTGACCGCCATGAGCCCGTTGCAATTCCAGAAGCAGTTGCGGTTGCAGGAAGCGCGCCGGTTGATGCTGAGCGAGGATTTCGACGCCACCACCGCCGGCTACCAGGTGGGATACGACGATGCCTCGCACTTCAGCCGGGAATACAAGCGCCTCTTCGGTGAACCGCCGTTGCGTGATGTGGCCCGGTTGCGCGGCGTGCAGTTCGAACCCGCCTCGGTCTGAGCCGCTAGCCGACCCGCTCCATCGCCGGGGCGAGCCACGCTGCGAGCGCGCGCATGTTGGCGGTGTCGTAGCCGTGGATTTCGTCCTCTTCCTGCCAGGCGCGCTCGACCGATTGCTGGATCCCGGTATCGCCGCCGGTGAAGGCCCGCACCAGCCCGGACCACTCCCGCGCGATTGCCAGCACCGGTTCGCTGGCGGGATCGACGCCTGCCGCCTTGGCGGCTTCGGCCCGGGCGATCAGATCGGTCCATTGGCGTTCGAAGGCGCGCATCTGATCGTCACCATAGGCCTCGCGCCGGGCGGCGAGGGTGTCCAGTTGTTCGTCTGTGTAGTACTTCTCGACCATTGTCATCTCCTTCATGAGTGCGGTCAGTTCGTCGATATCGACCGAATCCGACGACTCGAATATCTGGGAGACCATATGCAGACGCGCACGCAGCCGTTGCAGGGAAGCCAGTTCGCGGTCGACCGCGTCCAGTTGCCAGCCGATCACCTCTGGCAATGACGCTTCGTCACGGTCGAGCAATGCGCCGATCTGTTCCAGCGAGAACCCGAGCGACTGCAACGAGCGAATCTGCTGCAGCCGCCGCACCTCGGCATCGCCATAGAGCCGGTAGCCGCCCTCGGTGCGTGCCGTTGGCCGCAACAGCCCGATCTGGTCGTAGTGCCGCAATGTGCGCACCGTCAACCCGGTTGCGTTTGCCAGTTCGCCAATACGGTAGCGCGTCATCTCATCTCGTCTCCCGAACAGGCCACCTGACCTGTCCGCAATGACGATAAACCCTGACGTTACGTGAGGGTCAAGCGGCGTTCGAATTTGCGAGGATCGAGGAACTCGCCGTTATCGGTCTTCGACCGATGGCAGGACAG
The genomic region above belongs to Thermomicrobiales bacterium and contains:
- a CDS encoding MerR family transcriptional regulator, which translates into the protein MTRYRIGELANATGLTVRTLRHYDQIGLLRPTARTEGGYRLYGDAEVRRLQQIRSLQSLGFSLEQIGALLDRDEASLPEVIGWQLDAVDRELASLQRLRARLHMVSQIFESSDSVDIDELTALMKEMTMVEKYYTDEQLDTLAARREAYGDDQMRAFERQWTDLIARAEAAKAAGVDPASEPVLAIAREWSGLVRAFTGGDTGIQQSVERAWQEEDEIHGYDTANMRALAAWLAPAMERVG
- a CDS encoding AraC family transcriptional regulator, with amino-acid sequence MNDDARIEFVERIARVAQTEGVTEPLPGVRLRRASNPSPMGHGVSFPSFCMVAQGSKEIHLGDRRLTYDTTRYLVSTAMLPISSRVIEAAPDRPFLGFVLVLDPVMVGSVMVEAGKPAPHGHPELSAIDVSAVDAGLFDAALRLIRLTDTPDDARFLAPLIQREIVYRLLVGEQGERMRQITTLGGETNRISEAIARLRADYDKPIRIDTLAQELGMSVSGFHHHFKQVTAMSPLQFQKQLRLQEARRLMLSEDFDATTAGYQVGYDDASHFSREYKRLFGEPPLRDVARLRGVQFEPASV